One region of Limnospira fusiformis SAG 85.79 genomic DNA includes:
- a CDS encoding Coenzyme F420 hydrogenase/dehydrogenase, beta subunit C-terminal domain yields the protein MTSLQQPHSHQKAKALKPGSRRPAKALCSECGLCDTYYIHYVKEACAFLNEQIANLEEQAHGRSRNLDNSDDLYFGVHQDMMAARKKEPIPGAQWTGIVSTIACEMLNQGIVEGVVCVQNTKEDRFGPMPILARTPEEVLAARVNKPTLSPNLSVLEEVERSGMKKLLVIGVGCQIQALRAVEKQMGLEKLYVLGTPCVDNVTRAGLQKFLETTSRSPETVVHYEFMQDFRVHFKHEDGSTETVPFFGLKTNQLKDIFAPSCLSCFDYVNSLADLVVGYMGAPFGWQWIVVRNDRGQEMLDLIQDQLDTQPVSSQGDRRAAVQQSIPAYDKAVTIPMWAAKMMGVVIERIGPKGLEYARFSIDSHYTRNYLYVKRNYPEKLENHVPDFAKRIVAQYKLPE from the coding sequence ATGACTTCATTACAGCAACCTCACTCGCATCAGAAAGCCAAAGCCCTTAAACCCGGAAGCCGTCGCCCCGCTAAAGCCCTCTGTAGCGAATGCGGTCTCTGCGATACCTACTATATCCACTATGTCAAGGAAGCCTGTGCTTTTCTTAACGAACAGATCGCTAACCTCGAAGAACAAGCCCACGGCAGATCCCGTAATTTAGACAACTCAGATGACCTGTATTTTGGGGTTCATCAGGATATGATGGCCGCCCGCAAAAAAGAACCTATACCAGGCGCACAGTGGACAGGCATTGTCAGCACGATCGCCTGTGAGATGCTTAACCAAGGTATAGTCGAAGGGGTGGTTTGTGTCCAAAATACCAAAGAGGATCGCTTTGGACCTATGCCGATCCTCGCCCGCACCCCGGAGGAAGTTCTCGCCGCCAGGGTTAACAAGCCTACCCTCTCCCCTAACTTATCAGTTTTGGAAGAAGTAGAGCGATCGGGTATGAAAAAATTACTCGTTATCGGTGTAGGATGTCAGATTCAAGCCCTTCGTGCCGTTGAGAAACAAATGGGCTTAGAAAAACTCTATGTTCTCGGTACTCCCTGCGTTGACAATGTTACCCGCGCCGGTCTACAAAAGTTTTTGGAAACTACTAGCCGATCGCCCGAAACCGTTGTCCATTATGAATTTATGCAGGATTTCCGCGTCCACTTTAAGCACGAAGATGGTTCCACCGAAACCGTCCCATTTTTTGGCTTGAAAACTAACCAACTTAAAGATATTTTTGCCCCCTCCTGTCTCAGTTGTTTTGATTATGTGAACTCACTTGCTGATTTAGTGGTAGGATATATGGGGGCTCCTTTTGGCTGGCAATGGATCGTCGTTCGTAACGATCGCGGACAGGAAATGCTCGATCTGATTCAAGACCAACTGGACACTCAGCCCGTATCTTCCCAGGGCGATCGTCGCGCCGCCGTTCAACAGAGCATCCCCGCCTACGATAAAGCCGTCACCATACCCATGTGGGCAGCTAAAATGATGGGGGTAGTTATTGAACGCATTGGACCCAAAGGCTTAGAATATGCCCGCTTTTCCATCGACTCTCACTACACCCGCAACTATCTCTATGTCAAACGCAATTACCCAGAGAAACTAGAGAATCACGTCCCCGATTTTGCTAAACGGATTGTAGCACAGTACAAACTACCAGAATAA
- a CDS encoding TIGR04168 family protein — protein sequence MSPSPELTIKIALIGDIHDQWEPEDEIALKQLGVDLALFVGDFGNEALEVVKAIANLDLPKAVVFGNHDAWYSMTEWGRQKCPYDRTMEDRVQTQIDMLGPAHVGYGKRDFPELGLTVVGTRPFSWGGPQWTNQEFYQTRFGVNSNQESSDRILAQVKNAAFDQIIFLGHNGPFGLGDTPESPCGKDWKPIGGDYGDPDFAEAITQTRNYGKTIPLVGFGHMHHTLRHTKAYLRKSLAVDEHQTIYLNAASVPRIQGTGPDKYRHFAIAILKQGQIREASHIWVNSLGQIIQQQHLYP from the coding sequence ATGAGCCCATCACCGGAATTAACTATCAAAATTGCCCTCATTGGAGATATCCACGACCAATGGGAACCAGAAGATGAGATAGCCTTAAAACAGTTGGGGGTAGACTTAGCCCTATTTGTAGGTGATTTTGGTAATGAAGCCCTAGAGGTGGTCAAGGCGATCGCTAACTTAGATTTACCCAAGGCGGTAGTGTTTGGAAACCATGATGCTTGGTATAGCATGACCGAATGGGGTCGCCAAAAGTGTCCTTACGATCGCACCATGGAAGACCGGGTGCAAACCCAAATTGATATGCTGGGACCCGCCCACGTGGGCTATGGAAAACGAGATTTTCCTGAGTTAGGATTAACGGTTGTGGGTACTCGACCCTTTAGTTGGGGGGGGCCACAATGGACAAATCAAGAATTTTATCAAACCCGCTTTGGTGTCAACAGCAACCAAGAATCAAGCGATCGCATTTTAGCCCAAGTTAAAAACGCCGCATTTGACCAGATTATTTTTTTGGGACATAACGGCCCATTTGGTTTAGGAGATACCCCAGAATCACCCTGTGGTAAAGACTGGAAACCTATTGGCGGCGACTATGGCGACCCAGACTTTGCCGAAGCTATTACCCAAACCCGCAATTATGGAAAAACTATCCCCCTAGTCGGTTTTGGTCATATGCACCACACCCTCCGCCATACTAAAGCCTATCTGCGGAAATCCCTAGCTGTCGATGAACATCAGACTATATATCTTAATGCTGCCAGCGTCCCACGCATTCAAGGCACAGGACCTGATAAATATAGACATTTTGCGATCGCTATACTTAAACAGGGTCAAATTCGGGAAGCCTCCCATATTTGGGTCAACTCACTCGGTCAGATCATCCAACAACAACATCTATACCCATAG
- the typA gene encoding translational GTPase TypA, translating into MSLPIRNVAIIAHVDHGKTTLVDALLKQSGIFREGEDVPDCIMDSNDIERERGITILSKNTAVRYGETLINIVDTPGHADFGGEVERVLGMVDGCILIVDANEGPMPQTRFVLKKALEKGLRPIVVINKIDRPRAEPYGAVDKVLDLFLELGADDDQCEFPYLFASGLAGYAKQDLEEEGVDMKPLFDYIIDHVPPPVGDPEKPLQLQVTTLDYSEYVGRIVIGKIHNGVIRAGQQAALAKENGEVVRSKITKLMGFEGLSRIDLESSSAGNLVAVAGFSDANIGETITCPNEPQALPLIRVDEPTLQMAFSVNDSPFAGQEGTYVTSRQLRDRLMRELETNVALRVEETDSPDKFMVSGRGELHLGILIENMRREGYEFQVSQPQVIYREVSGQPCEPFEYLVLDVPEEAVGSCMERLGQRRAEMQDMRMGVNGRGQLEFVVPARGLVGFRGEFMRMTRGEGIMNHSFLEYRPMSGDIEARRNGVLISFEEGVSTFYALKNAEDRGVFFITPGTKVYKGMIVGEHNRPQDLELNVCKTKQLTNHRSATGDELVQLQTPMDMSLERALEYIGPDELVEVTPESVRLRKVSKKLVKR; encoded by the coding sequence ATGTCTCTTCCCATTCGCAACGTTGCTATTATCGCTCACGTCGATCACGGCAAAACCACATTAGTAGATGCTCTTCTCAAACAGTCCGGTATTTTCCGGGAAGGGGAAGATGTCCCGGACTGTATTATGGACTCCAATGATATTGAACGGGAACGGGGAATCACCATTCTCTCTAAAAATACCGCCGTTCGCTACGGAGAAACACTAATTAATATTGTCGATACCCCCGGTCACGCCGACTTTGGCGGAGAAGTGGAACGGGTGCTAGGTATGGTTGATGGCTGTATACTGATTGTCGATGCTAACGAAGGCCCGATGCCTCAAACGCGCTTTGTCCTGAAAAAGGCGCTAGAAAAGGGACTCCGCCCCATTGTGGTGATTAACAAAATCGATCGCCCTCGTGCCGAACCCTATGGCGCAGTTGATAAAGTCCTAGATTTATTCTTGGAACTGGGGGCAGATGATGACCAGTGCGAGTTCCCCTATCTGTTTGCATCAGGTTTAGCAGGATACGCCAAACAGGACTTGGAAGAAGAAGGGGTAGACATGAAACCCCTATTTGACTACATTATCGACCATGTACCACCACCTGTAGGCGACCCAGAAAAACCCCTACAACTGCAAGTTACCACCCTAGACTATTCCGAATATGTAGGCCGTATCGTTATTGGTAAAATCCATAATGGAGTGATTAGAGCCGGACAACAGGCTGCTTTAGCGAAAGAAAATGGCGAGGTAGTTCGTAGCAAAATCACCAAGTTAATGGGATTTGAAGGCCTGAGCCGGATTGATTTAGAATCCTCTAGCGCCGGAAATCTGGTAGCTGTGGCTGGTTTCAGTGATGCTAATATTGGGGAAACCATCACCTGCCCTAATGAACCCCAGGCTTTACCTTTAATCCGGGTGGATGAACCGACTTTGCAAATGGCTTTCTCGGTGAATGATTCCCCGTTTGCTGGTCAAGAAGGTACTTATGTCACTTCTCGACAATTACGCGATCGCTTAATGCGAGAATTAGAAACCAACGTCGCCCTACGGGTTGAAGAAACCGACTCCCCTGATAAATTCATGGTTTCCGGTCGTGGGGAACTGCATCTAGGTATTTTAATTGAAAATATGCGTCGGGAGGGTTACGAGTTCCAAGTATCCCAACCCCAGGTAATTTACCGAGAAGTTAGCGGTCAACCCTGCGAACCCTTTGAATATCTGGTTTTAGATGTTCCAGAAGAGGCTGTAGGGAGTTGTATGGAACGCTTGGGTCAGCGCCGCGCCGAAATGCAGGATATGCGTATGGGGGTTAATGGTCGCGGCCAATTGGAATTTGTAGTTCCCGCCCGTGGTTTAGTAGGTTTCCGGGGGGAATTTATGCGGATGACCCGTGGTGAAGGGATTATGAACCACAGTTTCCTAGAATATCGTCCCATGAGTGGAGATATTGAAGCGCGACGCAATGGGGTGTTAATTTCTTTTGAAGAGGGGGTTAGCACTTTCTACGCCCTGAAAAATGCTGAGGATCGGGGTGTGTTTTTCATTACCCCAGGAACTAAGGTTTATAAAGGCATGATTGTTGGGGAACACAACCGACCCCAAGACCTGGAGTTAAATGTCTGCAAAACTAAGCAGTTGACTAACCACCGTTCTGCTACTGGGGATGAATTGGTACAATTACAGACTCCCATGGATATGAGTTTAGAACGTGCCTTAGAATATATCGGCCCTGATGAGTTGGTGGAGGTTACTCCTGAGTCCGTGCGTCTGCGTAAGGTGAGTAAAAAGTTGGTTAAACGCTAA
- a CDS encoding SRPBCC family protein: MADWLEHSVQIEVNVPIDIAWDLWSDLEQMPRWMKWIESVKILDDNPELSKWKLASGNFEFSWLSRILKEIPHQIIQWESVDGLPNRGAIRFYDRHGSSIVRLSVSYAIPGLLGKIMDNLFLGGVVESTIAKDLERFRDYALDYYARR; the protein is encoded by the coding sequence ATGGCTGATTGGTTAGAACATAGCGTGCAAATTGAAGTTAATGTTCCCATTGATATCGCGTGGGATTTATGGTCAGATTTAGAACAAATGCCACGGTGGATGAAGTGGATCGAGTCCGTCAAAATCTTAGACGACAACCCGGAACTTTCTAAGTGGAAATTAGCTAGTGGTAACTTTGAATTTAGCTGGCTTTCTCGCATTCTTAAAGAGATTCCACATCAGATTATTCAATGGGAATCAGTCGATGGGTTGCCTAACCGAGGCGCTATCCGTTTTTACGATCGCCATGGTAGTAGTATTGTCCGCCTCTCAGTCTCTTATGCCATTCCCGGTCTGTTAGGGAAAATTATGGATAATCTCTTTCTTGGGGGTGTCGTTGAGTCTACTATTGCTAAGGATTTGGAACGTTTTAGGGATTATGCTTTAGATTATTATGCTCGTCGCTGA
- the leuB gene encoding 3-isopropylmalate dehydrogenase translates to MTQNYRITLLSGDGIGPEIMAVAVDVLKAVGKQLDLNFEFKEALMGGVAIDATGEPLPEESLQACRDSDAVLLAAIGGYKWDNLPRQQRPETGLLALRAGLGLFANLRPATILPHLLDASSLKREVVEGVDIMVVRELTGGIYFGQPKGIFETETGEKRGVNTMAYGESEIDRIGRVGFETAKKRQGRLCSVDKANVLDVSQLWRDRIMALAADYPEVELSHLYVDNAAMQLVRWPKQFDTIVTGNLFGDILSDAAAMLTGSIGMLPSASLGASGPGVFEPVHGSAPDIAGQDKANPLAQVLSAAMMLRYGLDEPAASDRLEKAVLKVLDWGYRTGDIMSEGMKAVGCREMGDMLLKAVSEQG, encoded by the coding sequence ATGACCCAAAACTACCGCATTACCCTTCTGTCAGGTGATGGCATCGGCCCCGAAATTATGGCGGTGGCGGTGGATGTCCTCAAGGCTGTTGGTAAACAATTAGACCTAAATTTTGAATTTAAAGAAGCTCTCATGGGGGGAGTGGCTATTGATGCTACAGGGGAACCGCTACCAGAGGAATCATTACAGGCTTGTCGCGATAGTGATGCGGTGTTGCTGGCGGCGATCGGTGGCTACAAGTGGGACAATTTACCGCGTCAGCAGCGCCCAGAAACGGGACTTTTGGCACTGAGAGCAGGTTTGGGGCTATTTGCTAACCTGCGTCCGGCTACTATTTTGCCTCACTTGCTTGATGCGTCATCTCTGAAGCGGGAAGTTGTGGAAGGGGTAGATATTATGGTGGTGCGAGAGTTGACGGGGGGTATTTATTTCGGTCAACCCAAGGGTATTTTTGAGACGGAGACGGGGGAAAAACGAGGGGTCAATACGATGGCCTATGGAGAATCGGAAATAGACCGGATTGGACGGGTGGGGTTTGAAACGGCGAAAAAACGCCAGGGTCGCCTGTGTTCGGTGGATAAGGCTAATGTTCTGGATGTTTCTCAGTTATGGCGCGATCGCATTATGGCTCTGGCGGCGGACTATCCAGAGGTGGAATTGTCTCATTTATATGTGGATAATGCGGCTATGCAATTGGTGCGCTGGCCGAAACAGTTTGATACTATTGTGACTGGTAATTTGTTTGGGGATATCCTCTCAGACGCGGCGGCTATGCTAACGGGAAGTATTGGGATGCTACCTTCGGCGAGTTTGGGTGCTTCTGGTCCTGGGGTGTTTGAGCCTGTACACGGTTCGGCTCCAGATATCGCGGGACAGGATAAGGCGAACCCGTTGGCTCAGGTATTGAGTGCTGCTATGATGTTGCGTTATGGTTTGGATGAACCGGCAGCGAGCGATCGCCTTGAGAAAGCGGTGTTAAAGGTTCTGGATTGGGGATACCGCACGGGGGATATTATGTCTGAGGGTATGAAGGCGGTAGGCTGTCGGGAAATGGGGGATATGTTATTAAAGGCTGTGTCTGAACAGGGTTGA
- a CDS encoding universal stress protein gives MEYSKILVAIDRSSQSRLVFQKAFHLAKVEQAELKIFHCVGLSPLAFGSAGDIYGQGLGRAAQVQQELMAKEVEEVKSWLQTFLDECEQQGIRATSEYKIGEAGYWIREVSLSWNPDLVVMGRRGRSELAELFLGSVSNHVIHHLRCSVLIVQNP, from the coding sequence ATGGAATATTCTAAAATTCTGGTGGCCATTGATAGGTCATCCCAAAGTAGGCTCGTGTTCCAAAAAGCATTTCACCTCGCTAAAGTAGAACAGGCGGAACTGAAGATTTTTCATTGTGTGGGACTGTCTCCCCTGGCTTTTGGTTCGGCTGGGGATATTTATGGACAGGGGTTGGGACGGGCGGCGCAGGTGCAACAAGAACTTATGGCTAAGGAAGTTGAGGAGGTCAAAAGTTGGCTACAAACTTTTTTAGATGAGTGTGAACAGCAGGGGATTAGGGCTACATCTGAGTATAAAATTGGTGAGGCAGGTTATTGGATTAGAGAAGTGTCTTTATCCTGGAATCCTGATTTAGTCGTCATGGGAAGAAGGGGACGTTCCGAACTGGCTGAACTGTTTCTTGGTAGTGTTAGTAATCATGTGATCCATCATCTCAGGTGTTCCGTTTTGATAGTTCAAAACCCTTAA
- a CDS encoding DNA methyltransferase, with protein MANHLYYGDNLEVLRRYIKDDSVDLCYIDPPFNSKRNYNQIYNNIGSEDKAQAQAFIDTWEWDNRAMHGFEEISSNYNGLFTEQAVYLITGLENVLGKGSLLAYLVSMTLRITEIHRVLKPTGSFYLHCDPTASHYLKLVLDAVFCSQGGNFLNEIIWCYRGGGVPRRDFARKHDIIFRYSKGNIYSFNVNDIRIPYSEDSEQRLKYKARSFRGKKVYDNYQQNQNGKHPEDWWEIQPVMPSSRERLGYPTQKPEALLERIIQASSNEGDIVLDAYCGCGTTVAVCEKFNRKWIGIDITYQSISLILKRLEDSFGKGVLETIKRHGIPQDMESAIALANKADDRTRKEFEKWAVLTYTNNRALINHKKGADQGVDGVVLFQGDQQTPEKMIFQVKSGKVKSGDIRDLIGTMTLQNASLAIFITLQEPTKEMLTTAKSAGFYRSQYITDSCDKIQIVTVKDIVEKRQRLNIRLSYEVLKSAEKQKLVNFKQGEFDL; from the coding sequence ATGGCTAATCATCTTTATTACGGTGACAACTTAGAGGTTTTGAGACGCTACATCAAAGATGATTCGGTTGACTTATGTTATATCGATCCGCCTTTTAATTCTAAGCGAAATTATAATCAAATTTATAATAATATTGGTTCGGAAGACAAAGCACAAGCTCAAGCATTTATTGACACCTGGGAATGGGACAATCGTGCTATGCACGGCTTTGAGGAAATCAGCAGCAATTATAATGGTTTATTCACTGAGCAAGCTGTTTATTTAATCACTGGCTTAGAGAATGTATTGGGTAAAGGAAGTTTACTAGCTTATTTAGTTAGTATGACTTTAAGAATAACCGAAATTCACCGAGTTTTAAAACCTACCGGGAGCTTTTACCTACACTGCGATCCAACCGCCAGCCATTATTTAAAGTTAGTGTTAGATGCGGTTTTTTGTTCTCAGGGTGGCAATTTCTTAAATGAGATTATTTGGTGTTATCGTGGTGGTGGTGTACCCAGAAGAGATTTTGCGCGAAAGCATGATATTATTTTTAGATACTCAAAAGGCAATATCTATTCCTTTAATGTTAATGATATTCGGATTCCATATTCAGAAGATAGTGAGCAAAGATTAAAATACAAAGCTAGATCTTTTAGAGGCAAAAAAGTATATGATAATTATCAACAAAATCAAAATGGCAAGCATCCTGAAGATTGGTGGGAAATTCAACCAGTGATGCCTTCGAGCAGAGAGCGTTTAGGTTATCCCACACAAAAACCAGAAGCATTATTAGAAAGAATAATCCAAGCCAGTTCTAATGAGGGTGATATAGTATTAGATGCTTATTGTGGCTGTGGTACAACAGTTGCAGTGTGCGAAAAATTTAACCGAAAATGGATAGGAATTGATATTACCTATCAAAGTATTAGCTTAATTTTAAAAAGATTAGAAGATAGCTTTGGTAAGGGAGTATTAGAGACCATCAAACGGCATGGTATACCCCAAGACATGGAAAGCGCCATAGCATTAGCCAACAAAGCGGACGATCGCACTAGGAAAGAATTTGAAAAATGGGCGGTTTTAACATATACAAATAACCGAGCATTAATTAACCACAAAAAAGGCGCAGACCAAGGAGTTGATGGAGTCGTTTTATTTCAAGGCGATCAACAGACACCGGAAAAAATGATTTTCCAAGTCAAATCAGGAAAAGTCAAATCAGGAGACATTCGGGACTTAATCGGAACCATGACCCTACAAAATGCTAGTCTTGCGATTTTTATCACCCTCCAAGAACCTACTAAAGAAATGCTAACAACCGCAAAATCTGCGGGATTTTATCGCAGCCAATACATAACTGATAGTTGTGATAAGATTCAGATTGTTACCGTTAAGGATATTGTGGAGAAGCGACAGAGATTAAATATTCGGCTCAGTTATGAAGTGCTGAAAAGTGCCGAAAAACAGAAACTGGTTAACTTTAAGCAAGGGGAGTTCGACCTTTGA
- the nadA gene encoding quinolinate synthase NadA — MFAATLDRQPTEYEKPEDLFEAIATLKKDLNAIVLAHYYQDPDIQDIADYIGDSLGLSRQAAETHADVIVFAGVHFMAETAKILNPEKQVLLPDLNAGCSLADSCPPDAFAAFKAAHPDHLVVSYINCTADIKAMSDIICTSANAVKIVSQIPADQPIIFAPDRNLGRYVMAETQREMLLWEGACMVHENFSEKKIVQLRIEYPGAEIIAHPECEPPVLRHANYIGSTTALLKYAKESANSTFIVVTEPGIIHQMKKEAPDKLFIAAPPLNSCACNECPHMRLNTLEKLYLSMKNRQPEITLPKSTIEAAWRPIQRMLEMS; from the coding sequence ATGTTTGCAGCGACTTTAGACCGACAACCGACTGAATATGAGAAGCCAGAGGACTTGTTTGAGGCGATCGCCACTTTAAAGAAGGACCTTAATGCGATCGTGCTGGCCCACTATTACCAAGACCCCGATATTCAGGACATCGCTGATTATATTGGCGACTCCCTAGGACTGTCGCGCCAAGCTGCCGAAACCCATGCAGATGTTATTGTCTTTGCGGGGGTTCACTTCATGGCAGAAACCGCTAAAATTCTCAATCCAGAAAAACAGGTTTTACTCCCCGATCTTAATGCAGGATGTTCTCTAGCTGATAGTTGTCCTCCCGATGCTTTCGCTGCCTTCAAAGCTGCCCATCCTGACCATTTAGTGGTATCTTATATTAATTGCACTGCCGACATTAAGGCGATGAGTGATATCATCTGCACCAGTGCTAATGCCGTCAAAATAGTTAGCCAAATTCCCGCAGATCAGCCAATTATTTTTGCACCCGATCGCAACTTAGGGCGCTATGTCATGGCGGAAACTCAACGAGAAATGCTATTATGGGAGGGGGCTTGCATGGTGCATGAGAATTTCTCCGAAAAGAAAATTGTGCAACTACGGATTGAATATCCCGGCGCGGAAATTATTGCTCACCCCGAATGTGAACCCCCAGTTTTACGTCATGCCAATTATATAGGCTCTACCACTGCTTTATTAAAGTATGCCAAAGAAAGTGCTAATTCTACCTTTATTGTAGTGACAGAACCTGGAATTATTCACCAGATGAAAAAAGAGGCTCCCGACAAACTGTTTATTGCCGCGCCCCCCCTAAACAGTTGCGCCTGCAATGAGTGTCCCCACATGAGGCTAAATACCCTCGAAAAACTCTATTTATCTATGAAAAATAGACAGCCAGAAATCACCTTACCTAAATCTACCATAGAGGCTGCTTGGCGACCTATTCAGCGGATGTTAGAGATGAGTTAA
- the psbU gene encoding photosystem II complex extrinsic protein PsbU, producing MKRLGQVLALVGLLVGLLGWSVPQPAWAADLSFVQLRSLQAPVLAEVNRRNKADAKLGTEFGKKLDLNNSSIREFRQYPGMFPTLAKIIIDAAPYDSVEEVLEIPGLTDAQKEIIERYIGEFTITPVEPILQEGDFRLNTGVYD from the coding sequence ATGAAACGATTGGGTCAGGTATTAGCCTTAGTAGGCTTGTTGGTAGGTTTGCTAGGATGGAGTGTCCCTCAGCCTGCATGGGCAGCGGATTTGAGTTTTGTTCAATTACGGAGTCTGCAAGCACCTGTTTTGGCGGAAGTTAACCGTAGAAACAAGGCTGATGCCAAGTTGGGTACTGAATTTGGGAAAAAATTGGATTTGAATAATAGCTCAATCCGAGAATTCCGTCAATATCCGGGAATGTTTCCCACCTTGGCCAAAATTATCATTGACGCAGCGCCCTATGATTCAGTGGAGGAAGTATTAGAAATTCCGGGGTTAACCGATGCCCAGAAAGAGATTATAGAACGCTATATCGGTGAGTTTACCATCACTCCGGTAGAGCCGATTCTACAGGAAGGAGATTTCCGCCTCAATACCGGAGTCTATGACTAG